A window of Tautonia plasticadhaerens contains these coding sequences:
- a CDS encoding DUF4058 family protein — protein MPVHDWTRVGAGTFHAFHTAWIGRLMEALNGILPAGYYAMAEQHAGAMIADILTLHEPGERPDEMPDRGPVAVAVAPPRIRHRLLPSPMATYRQQRKTVAVRHASGHRLVALIEIASPSNKDRPKSVEEFAGKVVSALEAGIHVLLVDLLPPGPHDPNGLHGAIWSDFGDEQPIEPGLPLTLASYVSPGPGRLPEAYVEPIGVGSPMPEMPLFLDPDSYINTPLEPTYEASYRGMPAFWREVIEGLRESDRA, from the coding sequence ATGCCCGTTCACGACTGGACCCGGGTCGGTGCCGGGACGTTTCACGCCTTCCACACCGCCTGGATCGGCCGGCTGATGGAGGCCCTCAACGGCATCCTCCCGGCCGGCTACTATGCGATGGCCGAGCAGCACGCTGGCGCGATGATCGCCGACATCCTGACGCTGCACGAGCCCGGGGAGCGTCCGGACGAGATGCCCGACCGGGGCCCCGTCGCCGTCGCGGTCGCCCCCCCCCGGATCCGGCACCGGCTCCTGCCGTCGCCGATGGCCACCTACCGGCAGCAGCGGAAGACGGTGGCCGTCCGGCACGCCAGCGGCCATCGGCTCGTGGCGCTGATCGAGATCGCCTCCCCAAGCAACAAGGACCGGCCGAAGTCGGTCGAGGAGTTCGCCGGCAAGGTCGTTTCGGCGCTGGAGGCGGGGATCCACGTCCTGCTCGTCGACCTGCTGCCGCCCGGCCCGCACGACCCGAACGGGCTGCACGGGGCCATCTGGTCGGACTTCGGCGACGAGCAGCCGATCGAGCCGGGGCTGCCGCTGACGCTCGCCTCGTACGTCTCCCCCGGCCCGGGGAGGCTGCCGGAGGCCTACGTCGAGCCGATCGGCGTGGGGTCGCCGATGCCGGAGATGCCGCTGTTCCTCGACCCGGACTCCTACATCAACACCCCCCTGGAGCCGACCTATGAGGCCTCCTATCGGGGGATGCCCGCCTTCTGGCGGGAGGTGATCGAAGGCCTTCGAGAATCCGACCGGGCCTGA